A single region of the Marinobacter salinisoli genome encodes:
- the rpsI gene encoding 30S ribosomal protein S9, translating to MSVAQNYGTGRRKTSSARVFIKPGSGNISINGRSIEDFFGRETLRMIVRQPLVLTESADRFDIKITVKGGGISGQAGAIRHGLTRALMDYDETLRPALREAGYVTRDAREVERKKVGLRKARKRPQYSKR from the coding sequence ATGTCTGTAGCACAAAATTACGGTACTGGTCGCCGCAAGACATCCTCGGCTCGGGTGTTTATCAAGCCGGGAAGCGGTAACATCTCCATCAACGGTCGCTCTATCGAAGATTTCTTCGGTCGTGAGACTCTGCGAATGATCGTTCGTCAGCCGCTGGTTCTGACTGAATCGGCTGACCGCTTTGATATCAAAATCACCGTTAAAGGTGGTGGTATCAGTGGCCAGGCCGGCGCTATTCGTCATGGCCTGACTCGCGCGCTGATGGATTACGACGAGACTCTGCGTCCGGCTCTGCGTGAAGCGGGTTACGTTACCCGTGATGCTCGTGAAGTTGAGCGTAAGAAAGTTGGTCTGCGCAAGGCGCGTAAGCGTCCGCAATACTCCAAGCGTTAA
- a CDS encoding glutathione S-transferase N-terminal domain-containing protein has protein sequence MGVVTKRSSMTFFSDPASHYSHRVRIVLAEKGVTVDIVDVDPDNPPAELADLNPYNALPTLVDRDLVLYEPNIMMEYLDERFPHPPLLPVYPVARANSRLMIHRVQKDWCGLVDKILAEPNAKASDAARKELREGLLAAAPLFGEMPFFLSEEFTIVDCCIAPILWRLPALGIDLNDKQAKPLQKYMDSIFSRESFKASLSDVEEDMRG, from the coding sequence ATGGGCGTTGTGACCAAGCGGTCATCAATGACGTTTTTCTCTGACCCGGCCAGTCATTACAGCCACAGGGTTCGCATTGTTCTGGCCGAAAAGGGTGTTACCGTCGATATCGTCGACGTCGATCCGGACAATCCGCCGGCAGAGCTGGCAGACCTGAACCCTTACAACGCGCTGCCAACCCTGGTGGATCGTGATCTGGTTCTGTATGAGCCGAACATCATGATGGAGTACCTTGACGAGCGGTTCCCGCATCCGCCGCTGCTGCCGGTGTACCCGGTCGCCCGCGCCAACAGTCGCCTGATGATTCATCGCGTTCAGAAGGACTGGTGTGGTCTGGTGGATAAGATTCTGGCGGAACCCAATGCCAAGGCTTCCGATGCGGCCCGCAAGGAGTTGCGTGAGGGCTTGCTGGCTGCCGCGCCACTGTTTGGCGAAATGCCGTTTTTCCTGTCCGAAGAGTTCACCATTGTTGATTGCTGCATTGCTCCGATCCTCTGGCGCCTGCCTGCCTTGGGTATTGATCTGAATGATAAGCAGGCCAAGCCGTTGCAGAAATACATGGACTCCATCTTCAGTCGTGAAAGCTTTAAAGCAAGCCTTTCCGATGTTGAAGAAGATATGCGTGGCTGA
- the petA gene encoding ubiquinol-cytochrome c reductase iron-sulfur subunit, producing the protein MSNGDVSQGRRRFLIGATSVVGGVGAVGAAVPFVASWNPSAKAEAAGAPVTVNVNKIEPGQQITVEWRGKPVWIIRRTEEMLANIEKLNDAVKDPESESPQQPEYIDGIYRSLKPEFVVLVGLCTHLGCVPSYRPEVAPADLGDNWLGGLFCPCHGSRYDLAGRVYSAQPAPDNLEVPPYRFDDDATLTIGLDPEAA; encoded by the coding sequence ATGAGTAATGGCGACGTAAGCCAAGGTCGACGTCGGTTTCTGATCGGCGCTACGTCCGTGGTAGGTGGCGTCGGTGCTGTCGGTGCAGCAGTTCCGTTTGTAGCGTCCTGGAATCCCAGTGCGAAAGCGGAAGCGGCAGGTGCGCCGGTGACCGTTAATGTCAATAAGATTGAACCAGGGCAGCAGATTACCGTCGAATGGCGCGGTAAGCCGGTGTGGATTATCCGTCGCACTGAAGAAATGCTGGCGAACATTGAAAAGCTTAACGATGCGGTCAAGGATCCTGAGTCCGAGTCGCCCCAGCAGCCCGAATACATTGACGGTATCTACCGGTCACTGAAGCCGGAGTTCGTGGTGCTGGTTGGGCTTTGCACTCACCTCGGTTGTGTTCCATCCTACCGTCCGGAGGTTGCACCTGCGGATCTGGGCGATAACTGGCTGGGTGGCCTGTTCTGTCCGTGCCATGGTTCTCGCTACGACCTGGCTGGCCGCGTGTACAGCGCGCAGCCTGCTCCCGATAACCTGGAGGTTCCGCCTTATCGTTTTGACGATGACGCGACTCTCACCATTGGTCTTGATCCGGAGGCGGCGTGA
- a CDS encoding cytochrome c1, protein MRKLIFGLFIAALPALGLAAGASVPLDHIETDHTNKESLQRGAALFTNYCMACHSMEYARYKRVSDDLEIPAELYEENLIFTGAKIGELMKNSMSKDMAADWFGAPPPDLTLETRLRGESWVYSYLRGFYKDESRPLGVNNVVFANVGMPHVLVDMQGLCAVEPNIGVDANVEPLSGNINNGDVCPEYAIEGSMSAAEFDQAMYDLTNFMSYMADPIRVERERLGVFVLIFVAIFFIFAYLLNREYWKDVH, encoded by the coding sequence ATGAGAAAGCTGATTTTTGGTCTTTTCATCGCAGCCCTGCCAGCTCTCGGGCTGGCGGCTGGAGCATCTGTTCCGCTTGATCACATCGAGACGGATCACACCAACAAGGAATCGTTGCAGCGCGGTGCGGCCTTGTTCACCAACTACTGCATGGCTTGTCATTCCATGGAATACGCGCGTTACAAGCGCGTTTCCGATGACCTGGAGATCCCTGCGGAGTTGTACGAGGAAAACCTGATCTTCACCGGTGCCAAAATCGGTGAGCTGATGAAGAACTCGATGAGCAAGGACATGGCGGCCGACTGGTTCGGCGCGCCGCCGCCTGATCTGACTCTGGAGACCCGTCTGCGCGGCGAGTCCTGGGTGTACTCTTATCTGCGTGGCTTCTACAAGGACGAGAGCCGGCCGCTGGGGGTGAACAATGTGGTGTTCGCCAACGTTGGTATGCCTCATGTGCTGGTCGACATGCAGGGGTTGTGTGCGGTGGAGCCTAACATCGGTGTCGACGCCAATGTTGAACCTCTGTCCGGCAACATCAACAACGGCGATGTTTGCCCGGAGTACGCGATTGAGGGCAGCATGTCGGCAGCGGAGTTTGACCAGGCGATGTACGACCTGACCAACTTCATGTCCTACATGGCTGACCCGATTCGTGTCGAGCGTGAGCGCCTTGGGGTGTTTGTCCTAATCTTTGTGGCGATTTTCTTCATTTTCGCGTACTTGCTGAACCGCGAGTACTGGAAGGACGTGCACTAA
- the rsmI gene encoding 16S rRNA (cytidine(1402)-2'-O)-methyltransferase translates to MSSKAERPEKQAAQAQGTLYIVATPIGNLDDLSPRATRTLASVDVVAAEDTRHSGRLLQHLGIQKRMIALHDHNEKDRAEALISYLDKGHDVALISDAGTPLISDPGYVLVRIARERGFRVSPVPGPCALVAALSAAGLPTDRFLFAGFLPAKRSGRRSALDALRRETATLVFYESPHRIMDAVSDMEAVFGEARELVLGRELTKTFETFYAGSITEVRQQLEVDPHGSRGEFVVMVRGAESAAAAGAESALDVDRLLQLLLPELPVKKVAKVVAELSGQSKNELYQRALELKDD, encoded by the coding sequence TTGAGTTCAAAGGCGGAAAGGCCGGAAAAGCAAGCGGCGCAGGCACAGGGTACGCTCTACATTGTGGCGACGCCCATAGGCAATCTGGATGACCTGTCACCGCGGGCTACCCGGACGTTGGCGTCGGTGGACGTAGTGGCTGCGGAGGACACCCGGCACAGTGGCCGGCTTCTGCAGCACCTGGGTATCCAGAAGCGGATGATTGCGCTGCATGATCACAATGAAAAGGATCGTGCTGAGGCGCTGATCAGCTATCTCGACAAAGGCCATGACGTGGCACTGATATCCGATGCCGGCACGCCTTTGATTTCCGATCCCGGGTATGTCCTGGTGCGCATTGCCCGAGAGCGCGGATTCCGTGTCAGTCCGGTGCCGGGCCCTTGCGCTCTGGTGGCGGCGCTCAGTGCGGCCGGCTTGCCGACGGATCGCTTCCTGTTTGCGGGTTTTTTGCCGGCCAAGCGCAGTGGCCGGCGATCGGCGCTGGATGCTCTGCGTCGTGAAACGGCGACTCTGGTGTTCTACGAATCGCCTCATCGGATTATGGATGCCGTCTCCGATATGGAGGCAGTGTTTGGCGAGGCACGAGAGTTGGTGCTCGGGCGTGAGCTCACCAAAACCTTCGAAACGTTTTACGCAGGATCGATCACTGAGGTGCGGCAACAGCTGGAGGTGGATCCCCATGGTAGTCGCGGCGAGTTTGTGGTGATGGTTCGCGGAGCAGAGTCGGCGGCGGCTGCGGGTGCGGAGTCCGCGCTTGATGTTGATCGCCTTTTGCAGTTGTTATTGCCGGAGTTGCCGGTCAAGAAAGTGGCCAAGGTGGTGGCAGAACTGTCGGGCCAGTCGAAAAATGAGTTGTACCAGCGGGCGCTTGAATTGAAAGACGATTAA
- the mraZ gene encoding division/cell wall cluster transcriptional repressor MraZ, translated as MSRFLGSHAINMDAKGRLAIPSKVREELAQLCGGRIVVTANADEERCLLIYPEPEWEELRPKIEALPNMNRAARRLQRLLLGNAAPMELDSAGRILVPPTLRSYAHLEKKLMLIGQGKKLELWSEERWFAWLDESSDDDDMPPEMEALSL; from the coding sequence ATGAGCAGATTTCTGGGCAGTCATGCCATCAACATGGATGCGAAGGGGCGCCTGGCGATCCCCTCCAAGGTGCGAGAAGAGCTCGCACAGCTCTGTGGTGGCCGCATTGTAGTGACTGCTAACGCAGACGAAGAGCGGTGTCTGCTCATTTACCCCGAGCCCGAATGGGAGGAGCTGCGCCCCAAGATTGAGGCGTTGCCGAACATGAATAGGGCTGCGCGTCGCCTGCAGCGGCTGCTGCTCGGAAACGCGGCACCCATGGAATTGGACTCGGCCGGGCGGATTTTAGTTCCGCCCACGCTCAGAAGTTATGCCCATCTAGAGAAAAAACTCATGCTTATTGGCCAGGGAAAGAAACTGGAGCTTTGGAGTGAAGAGCGCTGGTTCGCCTGGCTCGATGAGTCATCGGACGATGATGACATGCCGCCTGAAATGGAGGCGCTCAGCCTATGA
- a CDS encoding YraN family protein, which produces MAKDGAKAIGHHFEGVAERYLNHKGVDVFERNVTSRGGEIDLIGYDGHTLVFFEVRYRGHGSLTDPASSVTPRKQHKLLNAVSFYLHKHRLWETDTRIDVIAISPGTVRKYRVQWIKNAIQAG; this is translated from the coding sequence ATGGCCAAGGACGGCGCCAAAGCCATCGGGCATCACTTTGAAGGTGTCGCTGAACGCTATTTGAACCACAAAGGCGTTGACGTGTTTGAGCGTAACGTGACGAGCCGCGGCGGCGAGATCGACCTGATTGGCTATGACGGCCACACCCTGGTGTTTTTCGAGGTCCGTTACCGGGGACATGGCAGCCTGACCGATCCCGCCAGTTCAGTAACCCCAAGGAAGCAACATAAACTTCTGAACGCCGTGTCCTTTTACCTTCACAAACACCGACTCTGGGAAACCGACACCCGCATCGATGTCATCGCCATAAGCCCGGGAACGGTCAGAAAATACCGGGTACAATGGATCAAAAACGCAATTCAGGCAGGTTAA
- the rplM gene encoding 50S ribosomal protein L13, producing the protein MKTLSAKPETVKRDWYVVDAAGKTLGRLSTEIARRLRGKHKPEYTPHVDTGDYIVVINAGQVRVTGNKTSDKMYYSHTGFPGGIKSINFEKLVDKAPEQIIQKSVKGMLPKGPLGRAMFKKLKVYAGAEHPHAAQQPKELDI; encoded by the coding sequence ATGAAGACTCTGAGTGCGAAACCAGAAACAGTAAAACGTGACTGGTACGTTGTAGACGCAGCCGGCAAGACGCTGGGTCGTCTTTCAACCGAAATCGCCCGTCGTCTGCGGGGCAAGCATAAGCCTGAGTACACCCCTCATGTAGACACTGGCGATTATATTGTTGTTATCAATGCAGGCCAGGTCCGGGTTACTGGGAACAAGACATCTGACAAGATGTACTACAGTCACACCGGCTTTCCGGGTGGAATCAAGTCCATCAACTTCGAGAAGCTGGTCGACAAGGCTCCCGAGCAAATCATCCAGAAGTCTGTCAAAGGCATGCTTCCGAAGGGTCCGCTCGGCCGCGCCATGTTCAAGAAGCTGAAAGTCTATGCCGGCGCTGAGCATCCTCATGCTGCCCAGCAGCCCAAAGAACTCGACATTTAA
- a CDS encoding ClpXP protease specificity-enhancing factor: protein MTSSRPYLVRAFNEWVLDNDCTPYILVDASVQGVQVPTEHVANGQIVLNISPGAVRSLVIGNGALEFSARFGGVPMQVFIPLHAVIAIYAKENGEGMVFGSEPGTPDPDGPGGKFEPRQGEEERPSGRPTLKVVK, encoded by the coding sequence ATGACATCCAGCAGGCCGTATCTTGTTCGTGCGTTCAATGAGTGGGTTCTGGATAACGATTGCACCCCCTACATTCTGGTGGATGCGAGTGTACAGGGCGTCCAGGTGCCAACGGAGCATGTGGCTAACGGACAGATCGTATTGAATATCAGTCCGGGTGCGGTGCGTAGTCTCGTCATTGGTAATGGCGCTCTGGAGTTCAGTGCGCGATTTGGTGGCGTTCCGATGCAGGTGTTTATTCCTTTGCATGCGGTCATTGCGATCTATGCCAAGGAAAACGGAGAGGGTATGGTGTTTGGTAGTGAGCCAGGTACGCCAGACCCCGATGGTCCGGGCGGCAAGTTCGAGCCCAGACAGGGTGAAGAGGAGCGGCCTTCCGGGCGTCCTACCCTGAAAGTGGTGAAGTAA
- a CDS encoding D-sedoheptulose-7-phosphate isomerase has product MTDTEQQINQWFASHMEHTAQAASTAGPAIEAVADAFVNTLLQDGKIITCANGTSNILAQYFCTALLNRFDHDRPALPAINLGADSTTFSAICRDNRFNETFSRQVRAVGKPGDLLFVIADDGHKANLIQAIQAAHDREMNVVVLSAREKSDITSLMHPEDHEIALNDVPTTEAAPLLLVVINALCGLIDAKLFGG; this is encoded by the coding sequence ATGACGGACACCGAGCAACAGATCAATCAATGGTTCGCCAGCCATATGGAACACACGGCCCAGGCCGCGAGTACCGCAGGGCCAGCCATCGAAGCGGTGGCTGACGCCTTTGTAAACACCTTGCTTCAGGACGGCAAGATCATTACCTGCGCCAATGGCACCTCAAACATCTTGGCACAGTATTTTTGCACCGCCTTGCTCAACCGATTTGACCACGACCGCCCCGCCCTGCCGGCAATCAATCTGGGAGCAGACTCCACCACCTTTTCGGCCATCTGCCGGGACAACCGCTTTAACGAAACCTTCTCGCGCCAGGTTCGAGCCGTGGGCAAGCCCGGCGACCTGCTATTCGTCATTGCCGACGACGGCCACAAAGCCAACCTGATTCAGGCGATCCAGGCCGCCCATGACCGGGAGATGAACGTTGTTGTTCTGAGTGCCCGCGAGAAATCCGACATCACCTCTCTGATGCATCCGGAGGATCACGAAATCGCGCTCAACGATGTGCCAACCACGGAAGCCGCGCCGCTGCTGCTGGTGGTAATCAACGCCCTTTGCGGCCTGATTGACGCCAAGTTGTTCGGGGGATAA
- a CDS encoding cytochrome b → MQKLLHWVDERLPVIDAWNKHVGKYYAPKNFNMWYFFGSLAMLVLVNQLITGIWLTMSYNPSAEGAFASVEYIMRDVEWGWLLRYLHSTGASAFFVVVYLHMFRGLMYGSYQKPRELIWIFGMLIYLVLMAEAFMGYLLPWGQMSYWGAQVIVNLFGAIPVIGEDLSLWIRGDYLVSGITLNRFFALHVVALPIVLLGLVVLHILALHEVGSNNPDGIDIKKNKDENGIPKDGIPFHPYYTVHDLLGVGVFFFIFFIVVFFFPEMGGLFLEKPNFEPANPLKTPEHIAPVWYFTPFYAMLRAVTVDLFGLSAKFWGVVVMGAAIAILFVLPWLDRSPVRSMRYKGILSKIALAIFVVSFVVLGYLGLVPATEGRTIVAQILTVLYFLYFILMPFYTRMETTKPVPERVTG, encoded by the coding sequence ATGCAAAAGCTACTTCATTGGGTAGATGAGCGTCTGCCCGTCATAGACGCCTGGAACAAACACGTTGGCAAGTACTACGCGCCGAAGAACTTCAATATGTGGTACTTCTTCGGTTCGCTGGCGATGCTGGTGCTTGTTAACCAGTTGATCACCGGTATCTGGCTGACCATGAGCTACAATCCTTCCGCGGAAGGTGCGTTCGCCTCTGTCGAATACATCATGCGTGACGTTGAGTGGGGCTGGCTGCTCCGCTATCTGCATTCCACCGGTGCCTCGGCCTTCTTCGTGGTGGTGTATCTCCACATGTTTCGTGGCCTGATGTACGGCTCCTACCAGAAGCCTCGTGAGCTGATCTGGATCTTCGGCATGCTGATTTATCTGGTACTGATGGCAGAAGCCTTTATGGGCTACCTGCTGCCGTGGGGTCAGATGTCCTACTGGGGCGCCCAGGTTATCGTTAACCTGTTTGGTGCAATTCCGGTCATCGGTGAGGACCTGTCTCTGTGGATTCGGGGCGATTACCTGGTGTCCGGCATTACCCTGAACCGCTTCTTTGCGCTGCACGTGGTGGCGTTGCCAATTGTTCTGCTTGGCTTGGTCGTGCTCCACATCCTGGCTCTGCACGAAGTGGGCTCCAACAACCCAGATGGCATCGACATCAAGAAAAACAAGGACGAAAACGGTATTCCGAAAGATGGCATTCCGTTCCACCCTTACTACACCGTGCACGACCTGCTCGGCGTGGGTGTGTTCTTCTTTATCTTCTTCATTGTGGTGTTTTTCTTCCCGGAGATGGGCGGTCTGTTCCTCGAAAAACCAAACTTCGAGCCGGCTAACCCGCTGAAGACGCCCGAGCATATTGCGCCGGTGTGGTACTTCACGCCCTTCTACGCCATGCTGCGTGCGGTGACGGTTGATTTGTTCGGTCTGTCTGCGAAGTTCTGGGGCGTGGTCGTTATGGGTGCCGCGATTGCCATCCTGTTTGTCCTGCCTTGGCTTGACCGCAGCCCCGTTCGCTCCATGCGCTACAAGGGCATCCTGAGCAAGATTGCCCTGGCGATCTTTGTGGTCAGCTTTGTGGTGCTCGGTTACCTCGGCCTGGTGCCGGCAACAGAAGGTCGTACCATAGTCGCGCAGATCCTGACCGTGCTGTACTTCCTCTACTTCATTCTGATGCCGTTCTACACGCGCATGGAAACAACCAAGCCAGTGCCAGAGAGGGTGACAGGATAA
- a CDS encoding penicillin-binding protein activator, with protein sequence MIRTRIHHRALATAFTMALLSAGCAGVNLQSHTAQTPEQALELAEQEANRETAQRYLLRTASEFQQTGDHTAARTLLQNQQLSQLPPELANQQRLLAMASATALTDSEWARTLTQDLSPQSITSYEAELIPQAADLQSQTFALAGDPISAAMTLVLLGQTDSSTSPQRIHDQVWMYLKEVPDQTLEAAASVAIGYEEQGWLELAAARQPGMELDDQGRVIRRWQNDWPGHPAAQVLPSELSLIASLAESRPESIALALPLSGTLATAGAAIRDGFIAAYYQDESVDHSTTDIRVVDTADAPFSEIYQKLSEQDIDLIVGPLEKDALSTLGSMTTLPVPTLGLNYLPPSTRVPDGLYQFGLSAEDEARQIADRLSAENIRNTLVLIPRGEWGDRVESALRTRLTENGSTALDIQRFSREDNLRAVTADLLGITVSRDRAVAVERTIGMDIEFEPRRRQDAEAIIMVADPTIARQFKPLFAFYFGGELPVYSPSIIYEGSPDPARDRDLNRVIFTDIPWILTDSDLKTNADQHLSNTRGQLGRLFAMGSDAWQLSKRLPLLRQVENSTLQGQTGTLSMTDTGSIQRKQLWAQFQNGAPRLLPELESAAGEEALMDNEPGTLQAQ encoded by the coding sequence ATGATCAGAACCCGCATCCACCACCGAGCCCTCGCCACCGCTTTTACCATGGCCCTGCTATCGGCCGGCTGCGCTGGCGTCAATTTGCAGTCCCACACTGCGCAGACACCGGAACAGGCACTGGAGCTGGCAGAGCAGGAAGCGAACCGCGAAACCGCCCAACGCTATCTGTTGCGCACCGCCAGCGAATTCCAGCAGACCGGAGACCATACGGCCGCCCGCACCTTACTCCAGAACCAGCAACTGAGCCAGCTGCCACCGGAACTGGCGAACCAGCAGCGACTACTCGCCATGGCCAGCGCAACCGCACTGACCGATAGCGAGTGGGCACGAACCCTGACACAGGATCTGAGCCCACAAAGCATTACCAGTTACGAAGCCGAGCTGATTCCACAGGCGGCCGACCTGCAGTCACAAACGTTTGCACTGGCTGGCGACCCCATCTCGGCGGCGATGACGCTGGTTCTGCTTGGCCAGACCGACAGCTCCACCAGCCCCCAGCGTATTCATGATCAGGTATGGATGTATCTGAAAGAGGTTCCGGACCAGACTCTGGAAGCTGCCGCCAGCGTGGCCATTGGCTATGAAGAACAGGGCTGGCTCGAACTGGCAGCAGCACGCCAGCCAGGCATGGAACTGGACGATCAGGGCCGCGTGATCCGTCGCTGGCAGAATGACTGGCCCGGCCACCCCGCGGCACAAGTATTACCAAGCGAACTCAGCCTGATCGCGAGCCTGGCAGAAAGCCGCCCCGAAAGTATCGCCCTGGCATTACCATTGAGTGGCACGCTCGCAACAGCCGGGGCAGCCATTCGCGATGGTTTTATCGCAGCGTACTACCAGGACGAGTCCGTCGATCACAGCACAACCGACATTCGCGTAGTGGACACCGCCGATGCGCCGTTTAGCGAGATCTACCAGAAGCTATCCGAACAGGACATTGACCTGATCGTTGGCCCGCTCGAGAAAGACGCGCTGAGCACGCTTGGATCGATGACCACCCTGCCGGTTCCGACACTGGGCCTGAACTACCTTCCTCCCAGCACCCGTGTTCCGGACGGACTTTACCAGTTTGGCCTCTCTGCCGAGGATGAAGCCCGCCAAATCGCCGACCGCCTGAGCGCCGAAAATATTCGTAACACTCTGGTACTGATTCCCCGCGGTGAGTGGGGCGATCGGGTCGAGAGCGCGCTCCGGACGCGACTGACCGAAAATGGCAGTACCGCTCTGGATATTCAGCGCTTCTCCCGCGAAGACAACCTCCGGGCCGTGACCGCCGATTTGCTGGGCATTACGGTGTCCAGAGATCGCGCCGTCGCCGTTGAGCGCACCATCGGTATGGACATCGAGTTCGAACCCCGCCGCCGCCAGGACGCTGAAGCCATTATCATGGTGGCAGACCCGACCATTGCGCGGCAGTTCAAGCCACTGTTCGCCTTTTACTTCGGCGGCGAACTCCCGGTGTACTCGCCGTCAATCATTTACGAAGGCAGCCCCGATCCAGCCCGGGACCGTGACCTTAACCGGGTCATTTTTACCGACATCCCCTGGATTCTGACCGACAGCGATCTGAAGACCAACGCCGACCAGCACCTGAGCAACACCCGGGGACAACTCGGCCGTCTGTTCGCCATGGGATCGGACGCCTGGCAACTCAGCAAGCGACTCCCCCTGTTACGGCAGGTAGAAAACTCGACGCTGCAGGGACAGACCGGCACGCTCTCAATGACCGACACAGGAAGCATTCAGCGCAAGCAACTGTGGGCGCAATTTCAGAATGGGGCACCGAGACTGCTGCCCGAACTGGAATCAGCAGCCGGCGAAGAAGCCCTGATGGACAATGAGCCCGGAACTCTTCAGGCCCAGTAA
- the ftsL gene encoding cell division protein FtsL, which translates to MGAVAIEQPAKAARSSKLRVRDGVATAVRISRQVFGATRERSVVVSLALVVVLVASSIGVVVSAHQNRELFNTLSQLQNERDLYQREWSQLLLEQSALSAHGRVEKLAAERFSMVVPGREDIVLVPMAAPVYQK; encoded by the coding sequence ATGGGTGCTGTAGCCATAGAGCAGCCTGCAAAGGCCGCTAGGTCAAGCAAACTACGGGTTCGAGACGGTGTTGCGACGGCTGTCCGTATTTCCCGGCAGGTCTTTGGTGCGACCAGGGAGCGGAGCGTGGTTGTGTCACTGGCGTTGGTGGTGGTGCTGGTTGCATCATCCATCGGCGTTGTCGTGAGTGCCCATCAAAACCGTGAGCTTTTTAATACGCTGTCCCAACTACAGAACGAGCGCGACCTCTATCAGCGGGAATGGAGTCAGTTGCTGTTGGAGCAAAGCGCCCTGAGTGCCCATGGCAGGGTCGAAAAGCTGGCTGCGGAACGCTTCAGCATGGTGGTTCCGGGGCGTGAGGATATTGTTTTGGTGCCAATGGCTGCACCTGTATACCAAAAATAA
- the rsmH gene encoding 16S rRNA (cytosine(1402)-N(4))-methyltransferase RsmH, giving the protein MTDDRTQKEGAAFAHRSVLLDAAVDYLVSDPEGSYVDGTFGRGGHSRLILERLSEHGQLLGIDKDPEAIRAAEQLAAGDARFAWFHGSFADLDQALQSRSWETVSGVLMDLGVSSPQLDDASRGFSFLRDGPLDMRMDPTQSPSAAQWLAEADEADIADVLWRYGEERFSRRIARMVVARRDEEPLETTRALAELVSEAVPKKEKHKHPATRTFQAIRIFINRELEDLERGLKIAAERLLPGGRLVVISFHSLEDRVVKRFMRDLAKGPRMPKGVPVTAEQEASEFRLVGKAMKASAGEINDNVRARSAVMRVLERVKNDKSPQGVA; this is encoded by the coding sequence ATGACGGACGATCGCACCCAGAAGGAAGGGGCGGCTTTTGCTCACCGATCGGTCCTTCTGGACGCGGCGGTCGACTATCTCGTCAGTGATCCGGAGGGCAGCTATGTCGATGGCACGTTCGGGCGTGGTGGGCATAGCCGGCTGATTCTGGAGCGCCTGAGTGAGCACGGGCAGCTGCTGGGAATTGACAAGGATCCCGAGGCCATCCGCGCGGCGGAGCAGTTGGCGGCAGGTGATGCCCGGTTTGCGTGGTTTCACGGTTCCTTTGCGGATCTCGATCAGGCACTGCAGTCGCGTAGCTGGGAAACAGTGAGCGGAGTGTTAATGGACCTGGGAGTGTCTTCTCCACAGCTAGACGATGCCTCCCGCGGCTTCAGCTTTCTGCGCGATGGACCACTGGATATGCGCATGGATCCGACCCAATCCCCGAGTGCGGCTCAGTGGCTGGCCGAGGCGGATGAAGCGGATATCGCCGATGTGCTCTGGCGCTATGGCGAAGAGCGGTTTTCCCGGCGAATTGCCCGAATGGTGGTTGCCCGTCGCGATGAGGAGCCGCTCGAAACTACCCGCGCACTGGCCGAGCTGGTGTCGGAGGCGGTGCCTAAAAAGGAAAAGCACAAACACCCGGCGACCCGGACATTTCAGGCGATTCGCATCTTTATCAACCGCGAACTGGAAGACCTGGAGCGGGGACTCAAGATCGCTGCAGAGCGCTTGTTGCCTGGCGGTCGCCTGGTGGTGATCAGTTTTCATTCGCTTGAGGATCGGGTCGTCAAGCGTTTTATGCGGGACCTCGCAAAGGGGCCGAGGATGCCCAAAGGCGTGCCGGTCACTGCGGAGCAGGAAGCTTCTGAGTTCCGGTTGGTTGGCAAGGCCATGAAGGCCAGTGCTGGCGAAATCAACGACAACGTACGCGCCAGAAGTGCGGTCATGAGAGTACTTGAGCGCGTTAAGAACGATAAGAGTCCACAGGGGGTGGCTTGA